The Patescibacteria group bacterium genome includes the window AACTTAAGAATTGTGAAAAACGCAGTGAAGCATGATGTTAGATAAATTATCTGTTTAATTTATACTGTAAATATGGCAGGATGGATTATTTATGCGCTTTTGTCAGCGGCCTTTGCGGGATTGGTGGCCATTTTTGGTAAGGTGGGTATGAAAGACATCGATTCAACTTTGGCAACAACTGTGCGTTCGGTCATTATGGCGGGATTTTTA containing:
- a CDS encoding EamA family transporter, translated to MAGWIIYALLSAAFAGLVAIFGKVGMKDIDSTLATTVRSVIMAGFL